A single genomic interval of Candidatus Omnitrophota bacterium harbors:
- the alr gene encoding alanine racemase, protein MNLSPHHTRLCIHPRAYEHNIRYFTANTPPGVMICAVVKADGYGHGLKIIAPAAVRGGAHYLGVADNWEAELIRFLEIWLPIIRLRPALLEEAEAAADWELEEIAGTLESAQELSRLGERRGKPIPVHLKIDVGIGRMGFSLPRQLERIQEACRLAGIRVKGVMTHLPCADEKDLELTRSQLQRFEQEAGALDSILPPDVFWHAANSAACLRLPSSRHGMVRVGIAAYGLKPSPEVALPPELKPVMSWKTKVVLVRDMPKGSTVGYGMTHRLNRDARIATLPIGYANGFLRAFSNNAETLIRGKRCPVVGRISMNMTTVDVSDLPEAAAGDEAVLLGEQGEDRICAEELAKRA, encoded by the coding sequence ATGAACCTATCTCCACATCATACACGTCTTTGCATCCATCCGCGAGCGTATGAGCATAATATCCGTTATTTTACCGCCAATACGCCGCCGGGCGTTATGATTTGCGCCGTCGTTAAGGCGGACGGATACGGCCATGGATTGAAAATCATCGCTCCGGCGGCGGTGCGCGGGGGAGCTCATTATCTAGGCGTCGCCGACAACTGGGAGGCGGAATTGATTCGATTTTTGGAAATTTGGCTTCCTATAATCCGCCTTCGTCCGGCCCTGCTGGAAGAAGCGGAAGCGGCGGCGGATTGGGAACTGGAGGAGATCGCAGGAACGTTGGAATCCGCGCAGGAATTATCCCGGCTGGGCGAACGCCGGGGAAAGCCGATTCCGGTTCATTTGAAGATCGACGTAGGCATCGGACGCATGGGTTTTTCCTTGCCCCGCCAATTGGAGCGCATCCAAGAAGCTTGCCGTCTTGCCGGAATCCGGGTGAAAGGGGTGATGACTCATCTTCCCTGCGCTGACGAGAAGGATTTGGAACTGACGCGCTCTCAATTGCAAAGATTTGAGCAAGAAGCGGGGGCGCTAGACTCCATTCTGCCGCCGGATGTTTTTTGGCACGCCGCCAACAGCGCCGCCTGCTTGCGGCTTCCCTCCAGCCGTCACGGCATGGTTAGGGTAGGCATTGCCGCCTATGGACTTAAACCCTCCCCGGAAGTAGCCCTGCCGCCGGAATTGAAGCCGGTAATGAGTTGGAAGACCAAAGTCGTTCTGGTGCGGGATATGCCGAAAGGCTCGACGGTCGGTTATGGGATGACGCATCGCTTGAACCGGGATGCGCGCATCGCCACGTTGCCCATCGGCTATGCCAATGGCTTTTTGCGCGCTTTTTCCAATAACGCCGAAACGTTGATTCGCGGGAAACGCTGCCCGGTGGTGGGGCGCATATCCATGAATATGACTACGGTCGACGTCAGCGATCTGCCTGAGGCGGCGGCGGGTGACGAGGCGGTTTTATTGGGAGAACAAGGGGAGGATAGAATC